The Streptomyces xanthii genome has a segment encoding these proteins:
- a CDS encoding AfsR/SARP family transcriptional regulator — MQFRILGPVEIQDERTGLRILPTGAKQRALLGALVVKSGHVVSVHRLIDELWGENPPANATNALQAHVARLRRLLPVPEPGSGEPHHEWIVTRSLGYVLRPGRSTTDAQRFNELAARGRAAAADDPQQATELLRDALALWRGPALEGSVRGDICAAEAAQLEENRLTALETLYDACLRAARHDEIIGELEELTTDHPMRERFYDLLMVALYRCGRQAEALSVYDRARKRLVHELGVEPGPALRGRMDAILQHDPGLAAPGAPDRVASVVAMPLPPRPPGPLPGAGPDATVLSLSGEIARLQHRIERLSLEHEELMRRFDRLVAQPAAGQ; from the coding sequence ATGCAGTTCCGCATTCTCGGTCCCGTGGAGATCCAGGACGAGCGAACCGGTCTGAGGATCCTTCCGACGGGCGCCAAGCAACGCGCCCTGCTGGGCGCGCTCGTGGTCAAGTCCGGGCACGTCGTGTCCGTCCACCGGCTGATCGACGAGCTGTGGGGGGAGAACCCGCCCGCCAACGCGACCAACGCGCTGCAGGCGCACGTGGCGCGGCTGCGCCGCCTGCTGCCCGTGCCCGAGCCGGGATCGGGGGAACCGCACCACGAGTGGATCGTGACGCGCTCCCTCGGCTACGTCCTGCGCCCCGGCCGCAGCACGACGGACGCGCAGCGGTTCAACGAGCTGGCCGCGCGCGGACGGGCGGCCGCCGCGGACGATCCGCAGCAGGCCACCGAACTGCTCCGCGACGCCCTGGCGCTGTGGCGGGGGCCCGCCCTGGAGGGCAGTGTGCGCGGGGACATCTGCGCCGCCGAGGCGGCCCAGCTGGAGGAGAACCGGCTCACCGCCCTGGAGACCCTCTACGACGCCTGCCTGCGGGCAGCCCGGCACGACGAGATCATCGGCGAGCTCGAGGAGCTGACGACGGACCATCCGATGCGGGAGCGGTTCTACGACCTGCTCATGGTGGCGCTGTACCGGTGCGGGCGGCAGGCGGAGGCGCTCAGCGTGTACGACCGGGCGCGCAAGCGCCTGGTGCACGAACTGGGCGTCGAGCCGGGTCCCGCGCTGCGCGGCCGGATGGACGCGATCCTCCAGCACGACCCGGGCCTCGCGGCGCCGGGCGCGCCCGACCGGGTCGCCTCCGTGGTGGCGATGCCCCTGCCGCCGCGCCCACCGGGCCCCCTGCCGGGGGCCGGCCCGGACGCGACGGTGCTGAGCCTGAGCGGGGAGATCGCCCGGCTGCAGCACCGCATCGAGCGGCTCTCCCTGGAGCACGAGGAACTGATGCGCCGCTTCGACCGGCTGGTCGCACAGCCCGCCGCGGGCCAGTAG
- a CDS encoding flavin reductase family protein: MTALDTTAVRERPAGTGDADRSDRSDRSAEAAQAAPSSAQSFRDAMAQLAAPVSVITALDPDGRRRGFTASSVSSVSLDPPLILAGVALTSSCHATLTTTPEFVVNVLGAQHRDLARRFATQDVDRFAGGGFDAWEGSGTPYLPDAALLMRCRTARIVRAGDHDLVLATPVEFRHGTADIAPLLWYRRGFHTARPHGA, from the coding sequence ATGACAGCCCTGGACACGACAGCGGTGCGGGAAAGGCCCGCGGGAACCGGCGACGCCGACCGGTCCGACCGGTCCGACCGGTCCGCAGAGGCCGCTCAGGCCGCGCCGTCGTCAGCCCAGTCCTTCCGGGACGCGATGGCACAGCTCGCCGCCCCGGTCAGCGTCATCACCGCGCTCGACCCGGACGGGCGGAGGCGCGGGTTCACCGCCAGCTCGGTGAGCTCCGTGTCGCTGGACCCGCCGCTGATCCTCGCGGGCGTCGCGCTGACCTCGAGCTGCCACGCGACGCTGACGACCACGCCCGAGTTCGTGGTCAACGTGCTCGGCGCGCAGCACCGGGACCTCGCCCGGCGCTTCGCCACGCAGGACGTCGACCGTTTCGCGGGCGGCGGGTTCGACGCGTGGGAGGGCTCCGGGACGCCGTATTTGCCGGACGCGGCGCTGCTGATGCGCTGCCGCACGGCGCGGATCGTGCGCGCCGGGGACCACGACCTGGTGCTCGCCACCCCTGTCGAGTTCCGGCACGGCACGGCGGACATCGCCCCGCTGCTCTGGTACCGGCGCGGATTCCACACGGCCCGCCCGCACGGCGCCTGA
- a CDS encoding 4'-phosphopantetheinyl transferase family protein, translating into MNPVHPTAREDTVGLWFCPNDGLDQPTSALLAPHWLDEHERETAGRFLFERDRRQYLVAHCLVRRVLSLETGIPEAEAVLWRSSRGRPFLQAPPGGLPDGARDLDFNLSHAHGFNVMAVARDRRVGVDIERLDRGGERGFDWVVESFAPQERAYLAGLTAGGRRDRATLRLWTLKEAYAKARGLGLGLPFDSFSFELDEEQGVVGFRPPEGDDADRWCFVELNPRPQVLVSLAVERSRDGSAPGRIEMHDGFPWGRAVPRDIPLPAPHRALAPLVGAGA; encoded by the coding sequence ATGAACCCTGTGCACCCCACAGCCCGCGAGGACACCGTCGGCCTCTGGTTCTGCCCCAACGACGGGCTCGACCAGCCGACCAGCGCCCTGCTCGCCCCGCACTGGCTCGACGAGCACGAGCGCGAGACCGCCGGACGTTTCCTGTTCGAGCGGGACCGGCGGCAGTACCTCGTCGCCCACTGTCTGGTGCGGCGCGTGCTGTCGCTGGAGACCGGCATCCCGGAGGCGGAGGCCGTCCTGTGGCGCTCCTCGCGCGGCCGGCCCTTCCTCCAGGCCCCGCCCGGCGGACTGCCCGACGGCGCGCGCGACCTGGACTTCAACCTGTCGCACGCGCACGGGTTCAACGTCATGGCCGTGGCCCGCGACCGCCGCGTCGGTGTCGACATCGAACGCCTGGACCGGGGCGGGGAGCGGGGCTTCGACTGGGTCGTGGAGTCCTTCGCCCCCCAGGAGCGCGCCTATCTCGCCGGGCTCACCGCGGGCGGCCGCCGCGACCGGGCCACCCTGCGCCTGTGGACCCTGAAGGAGGCCTACGCCAAGGCGCGCGGCCTGGGCCTCGGCCTGCCCTTCGACTCCTTCTCCTTCGAACTGGACGAGGAGCAGGGCGTGGTGGGGTTCCGGCCGCCGGAGGGCGACGACGCGGACCGCTGGTGCTTCGTCGAACTGAACCCGCGCCCGCAGGTGTTGGTGTCGCTGGCCGTGGAGCGGAGCCGCGACGGTTCGGCTCCCGGTCGGATCGAGATGCACGACGGCTTCCCCTGGGGCCGCGCCGTGCCGCGCGACATCCCGCTGCCCGCACCCCACCGCGCCCTGGCCCCGCTCGTCGGAGCCGGCGCATGA
- the fabD gene encoding ACP S-malonyltransferase, producing the protein MTTMTRILMFPGQGAQSVGMGRDLFARFPDLVREADDVLGYSLSRLCLEDPEGQLGNTRYTQPALFAVGALAHRAYLEDGGEPADLAVGHSLGEYNALHAAGAFGFADGLRLVAARAAAMAEITGGGMSAVVGLPETRLRFLLMRAGFATLDLANLNTPGQIVLAGPVDDLAEVGPILEDAGARMVRRLDVSGPFHSRYMAPAAERLEPVVARTVFAPLAFPVIANATARPYAQDLVGATLLQQIHQPVRWHETVAAILDEVHGPEPEFTEIGTGRVLAGLLRQIRRERDQARVPAGAGAR; encoded by the coding sequence ATGACCACCATGACGCGGATCCTCATGTTCCCCGGCCAGGGCGCCCAGAGCGTCGGCATGGGCCGGGACCTGTTCGCACGCTTCCCCGACCTGGTGCGGGAGGCGGACGACGTCCTCGGCTACAGCCTGAGCCGGCTCTGCCTGGAGGACCCCGAAGGGCAACTCGGCAACACCCGCTACACCCAGCCCGCCCTGTTCGCGGTCGGTGCCCTCGCCCACCGCGCCTACCTGGAGGACGGCGGTGAGCCGGCCGATCTCGCGGTCGGCCACAGCCTCGGCGAGTACAACGCCCTGCACGCGGCGGGCGCCTTCGGCTTCGCCGACGGACTGCGCCTGGTCGCCGCCCGGGCCGCCGCGATGGCCGAGATCACCGGTGGCGGCATGAGCGCCGTCGTCGGCCTGCCCGAGACCCGGCTCCGCTTCCTCCTGATGCGGGCCGGCTTCGCCACCCTGGACCTGGCCAACCTCAACACCCCCGGCCAGATCGTGCTCGCCGGCCCGGTCGACGACCTCGCCGAGGTGGGCCCGATCCTGGAGGACGCGGGCGCCCGCATGGTCCGCCGGCTCGACGTCAGCGGCCCCTTCCACTCGCGCTACATGGCACCGGCCGCCGAGCGGCTCGAACCCGTCGTGGCACGGACCGTCTTCGCCCCGCTCGCCTTCCCCGTCATCGCCAACGCCACCGCCCGCCCCTACGCGCAGGACCTCGTCGGCGCGACCCTGCTCCAGCAGATCCACCAGCCGGTGCGCTGGCACGAGACCGTCGCGGCGATCCTCGACGAAGTCCACGGGCCCGAACCCGAGTTCACCGAGATCGGCACCGGCCGGGTCCTCGCCGGCCTGCTGCGGCAGATCCGGCGCGAACGGGACCAGGCCCGCGTGCCGGCCGGGGCGGGTGCGCGATGA
- the solA gene encoding N-methyl-L-tryptophan oxidase, which yields MTAPDADIAVVGLGAWGASALWQLARRGLRVIGVDRYGPANINGSSYGESRMFRTACLEHPGLVPLAQRSRELWQQLERESGTRLLEPTGAMLIGPEDGRIVGGALRAAREHSLDIEVLDRDALHRRSPAHEALPADHIAVVEPAGGLTLPEATIRAALASARTAGAQILTDTRVTALESESAGTAVHTAAGRVLRVRQVVVTAGPWLDQLVPGLPLEVVRMPTTWFTPREPDERFTLERLPVFMREVEDGDVLWGHGTLPGRTELKLGLEDGGRHFRVVDPETLDRSVSPSDWSVLGRRLADAVPGVGQEPSRATANIYARTPDGQFLIGRPRGNPRLVVAGGCSSHGFKHATGVGEVLADLVQGKEPAFPLGFTDPDRFE from the coding sequence CGGTCTCGGCGCCTGGGGCGCGAGCGCCCTGTGGCAGCTGGCCCGACGCGGCCTGCGCGTGATCGGCGTCGACCGCTACGGCCCGGCGAACATCAACGGCTCCTCGTACGGCGAGAGCAGGATGTTCCGCACGGCCTGCCTGGAGCACCCCGGCCTGGTGCCGCTCGCGCAGCGCTCGCGGGAGCTGTGGCAGCAGCTGGAACGGGAGAGCGGCACCCGGCTGCTCGAGCCGACCGGCGCCATGCTGATCGGCCCCGAGGACGGACGGATCGTCGGCGGCGCCCTGCGCGCGGCCCGCGAGCACAGCCTGGACATCGAGGTGCTCGACCGCGACGCCCTGCACCGCCGCAGCCCCGCGCACGAGGCCCTTCCGGCGGACCACATCGCGGTGGTGGAACCCGCCGGCGGCCTGACCCTGCCCGAGGCGACGATCCGCGCCGCGCTCGCCTCGGCCCGCACGGCCGGGGCACAGATCCTCACCGACACCCGGGTCACCGCCCTCGAGTCCGAGAGCGCGGGAACAGCCGTGCACACAGCGGCCGGACGCGTCCTGCGCGTGCGGCAGGTCGTGGTGACGGCCGGCCCGTGGCTGGACCAGCTCGTGCCCGGACTGCCGCTGGAGGTCGTCCGGATGCCCACCACCTGGTTCACCCCGCGCGAGCCGGACGAACGCTTCACGCTGGAGCGGCTGCCGGTGTTCATGCGGGAGGTCGAGGACGGGGACGTGCTGTGGGGCCACGGCACCCTGCCGGGCCGCACCGAGCTGAAGCTGGGGCTCGAGGACGGCGGCCGGCACTTCCGCGTCGTGGACCCGGAGACCCTGGACCGCTCCGTGTCCCCGTCCGACTGGTCCGTCCTCGGCCGCCGGCTCGCCGACGCAGTGCCGGGCGTCGGCCAGGAGCCGTCCCGGGCCACCGCGAACATCTACGCCCGCACGCCGGACGGCCAGTTCCTCATCGGACGGCCCCGCGGGAATCCGCGCCTGGTGGTCGCGGGCGGCTGCAGCAGCCACGGGTTCAAGCACGCCACGGGGGTCGGGGAGGTCCTGGCCGACCTCGTCCAGGGCAAGGAGCCGGCCTTCCCCCTGGGCTTCACCGATCCCGACCGGTTCGAGTGA
- a CDS encoding RNA-guided endonuclease InsQ/TnpB family protein, translated as MAEASAATAGYARYTFRVRLSSTARRELEAEWDRCRWVWNESVAKSKAVHAHSRATGEKVTCGPAQLDKMLTEARKRTPWLAEGASVPQQQVIRDFGKSRAKALKDIKARLPVRQRAGMPRHKRKREALPSLNYTRRGFGLKDGRLHLAGGIVVRPVWSRELPKAPSSVRLYRDAVGHWWASFVVATVTEELPRTGRLIGIDWGVKETATTTSDTHDLPHPQHGRTAAQKLAKYQRMMARRKPKRGQPSSRGYREAKRQTAKLHRRIANQRTDTARKWAKRVVRDHDALAVENFRPRFLAKTTMARKAADAAIGAAKKALVEMARKHGRAVHLVNPAHTTMDCAQCGARAKHRLPLSERTYTCTACGTVSSRDKNSARVILVRAGLQPG; from the coding sequence ATGGCGGAGGCGAGCGCTGCGACGGCCGGGTACGCCCGGTACACGTTCCGTGTGCGCTTGTCGTCCACGGCCCGGCGGGAGCTCGAGGCCGAGTGGGACCGCTGCCGTTGGGTCTGGAACGAGTCGGTCGCGAAGTCCAAGGCCGTGCACGCGCACAGCCGGGCGACGGGCGAGAAGGTGACCTGCGGTCCGGCTCAGCTCGACAAGATGCTGACCGAGGCCCGCAAGCGCACCCCCTGGCTCGCGGAAGGTGCGAGCGTTCCTCAGCAGCAGGTGATCCGCGACTTCGGCAAGTCGAGGGCGAAGGCACTCAAGGACATCAAGGCGAGATTGCCGGTGCGGCAGCGGGCTGGGATGCCCCGGCACAAGAGGAAGCGTGAGGCGCTGCCCAGCCTGAACTACACGCGGCGCGGATTCGGTCTGAAGGACGGGCGTTTGCACCTGGCGGGCGGGATCGTTGTACGCCCTGTGTGGTCGCGGGAACTTCCCAAGGCACCGTCCAGCGTCCGCCTGTACCGGGATGCGGTCGGGCACTGGTGGGCGTCGTTCGTCGTCGCCACCGTGACCGAGGAACTGCCCAGGACGGGCCGTTTGATCGGAATCGACTGGGGCGTCAAAGAGACCGCCACCACCACATCCGACACTCACGATCTGCCGCATCCACAGCACGGAAGGACGGCCGCGCAGAAGCTTGCGAAGTACCAGCGGATGATGGCCCGTCGTAAGCCGAAGCGCGGTCAGCCCAGCTCGCGGGGCTACCGTGAGGCGAAACGGCAGACTGCGAAACTGCACCGCAGGATCGCGAACCAGCGGACCGACACCGCCCGCAAGTGGGCCAAGCGAGTGGTCCGCGACCACGACGCCCTTGCCGTGGAGAACTTCCGGCCGAGGTTCCTCGCGAAGACCACCATGGCCAGGAAGGCGGCCGATGCCGCTATCGGCGCCGCCAAGAAGGCCCTGGTCGAGATGGCCCGCAAGCACGGGCGAGCCGTGCATCTGGTCAACCCCGCGCACACCACGATGGACTGTGCGCAGTGCGGAGCGAGAGCCAAGCACCGCCTACCTCTTTCCGAGAGAACGTATACGTGCACCGCGTGCGGAACCGTCTCGTCCAGGGACAAGAACTCCGCCCGCGTGATACTCGTCCGGGCTGGTCTTCAACCCGGCTAG